TCAATCGCCACGGGACTCTACCCTGCTTACCACGGTATAATAATGAACAAGTTTACCGATCCAGTAACCGGAGAACTCTTCAAAAGAAACCTAGACCCTAAGTGGTGGTTAGGCGAGCCGTTGTGGGTAACCGCAACAAACCAAGGTCTCAAGGCCGCGACTTACTTTTGGCCAGGCGCTGACGTTCACAAAGGCTCTTGGACTTGCCCTAAAGGGTTTTGCAAAGCTCCTTACAACGTCTCGGTTCCGTTAGAAGAAAGAGTTGATACGATCTTGAGCTACTTCGATCTTCCACAGAGCGAGATCCCTGATTTCATGGCGCTGTATCTTGAAGAAACGGACGTACAAGGTCATGAATATGGCCCTGACGATCCTCGTGTCACTGAAGCAGTCACAAAGATCGATAAAATGATCGGTAGAGTCATCAAGGGTTTGAAGAAGAGGAAGGTGTTTAGTGATGTTCATGTGATCTTGCTTGGTGATCACGGAATGGTTACTAACTGTGACAAGAAAGTGATTTACATTGATGATTTAGCGGATTGGATCAAGATACCCGCGGATTGGATCCAAGATTATAGTCCCGTACTAGTGATGAATCCACGGTGGGGCAAAGTCAAGAATCCTGGTGAGAAGAACGCTGAAGTCGTGGCGAAGATGAACGAAGCTTTGAGCTCAGGGAAAGTAGAGAACGGTGAGTTTTTGCAAGTTTACTTGAAGGAGAAGTTACCGGAAAGGCTGCATTATTCCGACAGTTCTCGGATTCCGCCGATCATAGGAATGGTCGGAGAAGGTCTCATGGTTAGACAGAACAGAACAAACGTTCAAGAGTGTTATGGAGATCATGGATACGACAACATGTTCTTCTCTATGAGATCTATCTTTATTGGACATGGTCCGAGGTTTAGGAGAGGAAAGAAAGTGCCGTCTTTTGAGAATGTTCAGATCTACAATGTCGTTGCAGAGATTCTGGGACTGAGACCAGCTCCGAACAATGGTTCTTCTTTGTTTACTCGTAGCCTTCTCATGCCCACTGGAGAAACAAAGCAAGTAAAATGAAGCTTAATAATAGCGTCAGTTTCTTCCTAGGTTCTGATGTATTCTACTGTTTTAGTTCATATATCAATGTATCGGCAAATGAATAAGAGAAGAGGTCAAATTGTTGGGTCCCTCCTACATGGAGAGAACCAAGTGGGCATGAGACATAATAATTCTTATGACCTTAACTAATTAGTGATGTTCCCCTTTGCACTGTAGACACAATAATAGAGTTTTGAAAAAAAAAAAAAAAACAAGAGAGAGAGAAAGGAGAAAAAGAGAGAGAAGGAGAAAACTCGTAAGGTGATTTCAAGACTGGTTTTGGAGGATCAAACGGAACTTGATCGGGCTGATATTTTGTGGGAAGCTTCTTCAGTCAGTGGGTTAGAGGTTCACCGAAGGGATTTGGAATTCAACGGTTGGATCTTCTGTTGTCTGGGTTTTCTTGAAGCTGGTCGCCATAGTTCTTCAGCAGAGCAGTCTTGGGTGTTTGGTAAATCCAACGGTGAGATCTTCTCTTATTGAGCTGAAATTTGGCAGAGGTATTGTCGACTTGTTTATCTTGGATTTGTACGGTTGGATTAGTTTCTGGAAGCCGGAATCTTTGTGAGCTGAGATCGTTTGGTTGCTGCCGGTTTTGAAGCTTTGTGTTGCTCTCTTGTTGTTGTTGTTTGTGTTGGAGATAGCTATTTGTAGCTAGACTCTCTGTTCTGTTCAGGCTGTTGAACAGGGAGGACGTGGTNNNNNNNNNNNNNNNNNNNNNNNNNNNNNNNNNNNNNNNNNNNNNNNNNNNNNNNNNNNNNNNNNNNNNNNNNNNNNNNNNNNNNNNNNNNNNNNNNNNNNNNNNNNNNNNNNNNNNNNNNNNNNNNNNNNNNNNNNNNNNNNNNNNNNNNNNNNNNNNNNNNNNNNNNNNNNNNNNNNNNNNNNNNNNNNNNNNNNNNNNNNNNNNNNNNNNNNNNNNNNNNNNNNNNNNNNNNNNNNNNNNNNNNNNNNNNNNNNNNNNNNNNNNNNNNNNNNNNNNNNNNNNNNNNNNNNNNNNNNNNNNNNNNNNNNNNNNNNNNNNNNNNNNNNNNNNNNNNNNNNNNNNNNNNNNNNNNNNNNNNNNNNNNNNNNNNNNNNNNNNNNNNNNNNNNNNNNNNNNNNNNNNNNNNNNNNNNNNNNNNNNNNNNNNNNNNNNNNNNNNNNNNNNNNNNNNNNNNNNNNNNNNNNNNNNNNNNNNNNNNNNNNNNNNNNNNNNNNNNNNNNNNNNNNNNNNNNNNNNNNNNNNNNNNNNNNNNNNNNNNNNNNNNNNNNNNNNNNNNNNNNNNNNNNNNNNNNNNNNNNNNNNNNNNNNNNNNNNNNNNNNNNNNNNNNNNNNNNNNNNNNNNNNNNNNNNNNNNNNNNNNNNNNNNNNNNNNNNNNNNNNNNNNNNNNNNNNNNNNNNNNNNNNNNNNNNNNNNNNNNNNNNNNNNNNNNNNNNNNNNNNNNNNNNNNNNNNNNNNNNNNNNNNNNNNNNNNNNNNNNNNNNNNNNNNNNNNNNNNNNNNNNNNNNNNNNNNNNNNNNNNNNNNNNNNNNNNNNNNNNNNNNNNNNNNNNNNNNNNNNNNNNNNNNNNNNNNNNNNNNNNNNNNNNNNNNNNNNNNNNNNNNNNNNNNNNNNNNNNNNNNNNNNNNNNNNNNNNNNNNNNNNNNNNNNNNNNNNNNNNNNNNNNNNNNNNNNNNNNNNNNNNNNNNNNNNNNNNNNNNNNNNNNNNNNNNNNNNNNNNNNNNNNNNNNNNNNNNNNNNNNNNNNNNNNNNNNNNNNNNNNNNNNNNNNNNNNNNNNNNNNNNNNNNNNNNNNNNNNNNNNNNNNNNNNNNNNNNNNNNNNNNNNNNNNNNNNNNNNNNNNNNNNNNNNNNNNNNNNNNNNNNNNNNNNNNNNNNNNNNNNNNNNNNNNNNNNNNNNNNNNNNNNNNNNNNNNNNNNNNNNNNNNNNNNNNNNNNNNNNNNNNNNNNNNNNNNNNNNNNNNNNNNNNNNNNNNNNNNNNNNNNNNNNNNNNNNNNNNNNNNNNNNNNNNNNNNNNNNNNNNNNNNNNNNNNNNNNNNNNNNNNNNNNNNNNNNNNNNNNNNNNNNNNNNNNNNNNNNNNNNNNNNNNNNNNNNNNNNNNNNNNNNNNNNNNNNNNNNNNNNNNNNNNNNNNNNNNNNNNNNNNNNNNNNNNNNNNNNNNNNNNNNNNNNNNNNNNNNNNNNNNNNNNNNNNNNNNNNNNNNNNNNNNNNNNNNNNNNNNNNNNNNNNNNNNNNNNNNNNNNNNNNNNNNNNNNNNNNNNNNNNNNNNNNNNNNNNNNNNNNNNNNNNNNNNNNNNNNNNNNNNNNNNNNNNNNNNNNNNNNNNNNNNNNNNNNNNNNNNNNNNNNNNNNNNNNNNNNNNNNNNNNNNNNNNNNNNNNNNNNNNNNNNNNNNNNNNNNNNNNNNNNNNNNNNNNNNNNNNNNNNNNNNNNNNNNNNNNNNNNNNNNNNNNNNNNNNNNNNNNNNNNNNNNNNNNNNNNNNNNNNNNNNNNNNNNNNNNNNNNNNNNNNNNNNNNNNNNNNNNNNNNNNNNNNNNNNNNNNNNNNNNNNNNNNNNNNNNNNNNNNNNNNNNNNNNNNNNNNNNNNNNNNNNNNNNNNNNNNNNNNNNNNNNNNNNNNNNNNNNNNNNNNNNNNNNNNNNNNNNNNNNNNNNNNNNNNNNNNNNNNNNNNNNNNNNNNNNNNNNNNNNNNNNNNNNNNNNNNNNNNNNNNNNNNNNNNNNNNNNNNNNNNNNNNNNNNNNNNNNNNNNNNNNNNNNNNNNNNNNNNNNNNNNNNNNNNNNNNNNNNNNNNNNNNNNNNNNNNNNNNNNNNNNNNNNNNNNNNNNNNNNNNNNNNNNNNNNNNNNNNNNNNNNNNNNNNNNNNNNNNNNNNNNNNNNNNNNNNNNNNNNNNNNNNNNNNNNNNNNNNNNNNNNNNNNNNNNNNNNNNNNNNNNNNNNNNNNNNNNNNNNNNNNNNNNNNNNNNNNNNNNNNNNNNNNNNNNNNNNNNNNNNNNNNNNNNNNNNNNNNNNNNNNNNNNNNNNNNNNNNNNNNNNNNNNNNNNNNNNNNNNNNNNNNNNNNNNNNNNNNNNNNNNNNNNNNNNNNNNNNNNNNNNNNNNNNNNNNNNNNNNNNNNNNNNNNNNNNNNNNNNNNNNNNNNNNNNNNNNNNNNNNNNNNNNNNNNNNNNNNNNNNNNNNNNNNNNNNNNNNNNNNNNNNNNNNNNNNNNNNNNNNNNNNNNNNNNNNNNNNNNNNNNNNNNNNNNNNNNNNNNNNNNNNNNNNNNNNNNNNNNNNNNNNNNNNNNNNNNNNNNNNNNNNNNNNNNNNNNNNNNNNNNNNNNNNNNNNNNNNNNNNNNNNNNNNNNNNNNNNNNNNNNNNNNNNNNNNNNNNNNNNNNNNNNNNNNNNNNNNNNNNNNNNNNNNNNNNNNNNNNNNNNNNNNNNNNNNNNNNNNNNNNNNNNNNNNNNNNNNNNNNNNNNNNNNNNNNNNNNNNNNNNNNNNNNNNNNNNNNNNNNNNNNNNNNNNNNNNNNNNNNNNNNNNNNNNNNNNNNNNNNNNNNNNNNNNNNNNNNNNNNNNNNNNNNNNNNNNNNNNNNNNNNNNNNNNNNNNNNNNNNNNNNNNNNNNNNNNNNNNNNNNNNNNNNNNNNNNNNNNNNNNNNNNNNNNNNNNNNNNNNNNNNNNNNNNNNNNNNNNNNNNNNNNNNNNNNNNNNNNNNNNNNNNNNNNNNNNNNNNNNNNNNNNNNNNNNNNNNNNNNNNNNNNNNNNNNNNNTCAACGGTTGGATCTTCTGTTGTCTGGGTTTTCTTGAAGCTGGTCGCAATAGTTCTTCAGCAGAGCAGTCTTGGATGTTTGGTAAATCCAACGGTGAGATCTTCTCTTATTGAGCTGAAATTGGGCAGAGGTATTGTCGACTTGTTTATCTTGGATTTGTACGGTTGGATTAGTTTCTAGAAGCCAGAATCTTTGTGAGCTGAGGTCGTTTGGTTGCTGCCGGTTTTGAAGCTTTGTGTTGCTCTCTTGTTGTTGTTGTTTGTGTTGGAGATAGCTATTTGTAGCTAGACTCTCTGTTCTGTTCAGGCTGTTGAACAGGGAGGACGTGGTTGTACTCATACCATTTATATAGTGGATTTTTGAGTGGACTACGGTCCCGTGGTTTTTCCTTCTCACATCGAGGAGGTTTTCCACGTAAAAATTGTGTGTCTCATTTAGTTATCGCAACTTTGATATCTTGCCATCGTCGAAGTATTTTCCTCACAGGTTCGCACAAGATCAGGGGAACACGACCATTAGTATTTTCGCTGCGCCGTGTGACTTTTCCCCAACACAAATGTTATTTTGGATAATACTCACCGAGAGCAACATGACTCAGAGAACATGATAAATTGATGAATAACAAAACATAAATTGTTGTATTTAGACATAAGTTGAACTTAAATAACATTTGTCTCTGATAAATTGATGAATAATAACACATAACTTGTTGTATTGAAACTTTAAGATAACTTTTTTCTCAATTTGGATTTTATGGTTATAGGTATATTGAAATCAAACCGTAAATCGAACTAAACTAAATATTTGTAAAAGTTTGTTGTATTTTAAAATCAAAATATATTTAGTACTTCCTCCGTTTTTTTATATTTCACGTTTTAGAAAAAAAAATTTGTTCCAAATTATTTGACGTTTTCAATTTTTTATGTAAAATTTATTACTAATTAATGCTAGATGACCAATGATATTATAGTTTGTATTTTATTATTGGCTAAATTGTGTTTATATAAACAATTAATTATGTTTTTGTTTAAAAAATTAAATGTTTCATATATTCTATGCGTATAATCCTAAAGCGTCAGATATAAAATAACGGAGGGAGTATGGATTTGATTTGGGTTGTCGCAAGGTCATTAGCTAGCACCGACGACTTGGCTATATGTATTGGGTGAAAGTTAGTTGCATTTAAAGTCCCTAAATGCACTGCTGTTACCAATGAGATATATACATACTCTAGAATATCCTCCATTTATTGGATCTCTTTAAAATATCAACGAAAATGATAGTTTATTTTATTTCAATACAAGTGGACATTTTCTGACTACTTGGCTTATGACCAATTATAAACTAGCCTTTTCAAATCACCTACTAATAGCTTTCATCTATATCACTATATATTTAAACCATAAAAAAAATGTTGCTAACTAAGGGTCAAAACAATAGAAACCATGCATATGCTACCAACTAGTCATTAGATTACTATCTATTTCTGCCAAACTACTTAACTGTCCTAACAAATTCGCCTTTTTAGAAGGTTGACAACACTCACTCATTAACTGTAGTTCAAAAAGGAAAAAAAAAGATAAAAACACTAACTCATTAACTTAAATGAGTTATGGACTAACCCATATAAGATCAAAACCATTTAGATATAGTTTCGATAGAATTTCACATGTGTGTTATCAAAAATCAAAACTATTAAAACAGAAGCACAAAATATGGACCTAACTAGATCCTAGGTAGATTTTTTTTTTAAACTATATCTTATACAATTTACCTAACATTTAATATTATTAACTATATATCTTTAAATATGGTTTAAATATGGTAAGATTTAAAGAAGTAAATCTAAATAAATATCTCGGTCAATTATGTATTAATTGAGATCTTCCATATCAAATTCCTTTTAATGCAACTATAGTAAATTATATTTTGAAACATTTCTGACATTTTAAGCTTATTTCTCAAACAATATTAATAACAAGAACAAATTAATATTTTCATATGAATAAATTTTGATTTTTCTAATATCATTTCTTCATTTTTTTGAATAGTAAATGAATTCATCAAAGTACAAAAAATTACAAATCTAATATTTTTTTCAATTTTATGTACAAATTTAAAGTATATAAAATTTTAATTTTATAAATATTATCAGTTTTCTATGGGTTTTTAATATGTCAACTATGGTTAGATCATAGATTAATGATATTTTTTTTTAGATTTTATCAGGTTTTATCAGATTTTTAATTAAAGAAATTTTCATTAAATTTGAATCATATTATACACCGATCACTGAGTTTACCGGTTCAACCGCGAGTCCAGGTTGGATATGAAAACATTGATTATCTATTTTTGACATAAATATGTAGATCAAAATTCAAAAAATAAATACTTAATATCAACTAGCAATTTTATCTAAAAATCAAATCCACGCTTTCAAAAGTACGGATCAAAATTTAGTAATACGTTATTATTAATTAATAATATACATCTCAGTGTTAGACCTTTTAAAAATGTACATTACAGTATTTTGTACATGCGATTTCTATTGATAAACGCAAAAGTTTAGTGGCATAATAGCATAATGGAACCGTAATTGAAAATGGTGTTTTACATCAATCACATGCGCAGCGCAATACAAAACCCACAAAGAGTGATTGTGACTGTTTGGAATATCAAGACTCATGAACCATCTTTCTAATAGAGAAGTGAAGATTATTTTTGGAGTTTAGTAGAAAGTATACAATAATGAAGAGTACCATAATAATTCAGTAGTCTCAGTTAGTAACCTTTGATGGTATGATTAGTAAATAGACTAAAACTGGGTATAATGTATTAGAAAAAAAACAAGGAAATGTATGCAAGAATACTCAAAACTTAATTTATAGATATGGAAGCAATTATTTAACTATTTATAATATGATTCAAATTCAAGACGGTGCGTATCGTTGCTGGCTTCACAACGGGACTGAAAGTCTCGTCATAGTCTATTCCTTGCTCCTGCGACTTGCCATTAGCCACCAAACGAGACTTGTGGCTTTTAAAGTTGCCATCTGCATCATACTTATGTTTGTATAACCACATTGAGCGCACAATGTTAGTGTTAGAAGGGCGAGGCACAAGATCAAAAGTCTCGCTTTTAACAATAGCATTGTACTCTATAGTCATAGATGGATTCCAATTAGGATCGTTTAAGGCTTGTATATGGCTTTTTGGAAGAGCAGAGAAAGGCTTAGCAAGAAGAGAAAAGATTTGTTTTGGTTTTGTAATACCATGTTTTGACCTTGTCGACATGGAATGCCTGGGAGCCTCCACTGCTGGAGGTGCAGGTGGAGTTGGCGCATCTTGAGGAGCCGGCGGAGTAACCGGGTTAGAAGGAGCCATAGGAGTTTCCAAGATGCTTCGTAAAAGAGGTGATGGGTCTGTGTCTGTGGAAAGAAAATCATACGTTGAGGTTTTTTGAGCTTTTGAATCTTGGTATGGGAATTGCGTTTCGTCGAAAGCGACATGACGCGACAAGATGATTTTGTTTGTAGTAAGATCCAAGCATCTATACCCTCGGTGATCGCTTGGGTAACCTATGAAAAGACACTTGGAGGATCGAGGGGAAAGCTTATGAGCATTGGAATGATTTATATTTGGATAACATAAGCACCCAAATGTTTTTAAGTGAGTATAAGAGATAGGCTTTTTAAACAGTACCGAGAATGGAAATTTGTTTTGAATAGCTTTTGAAGGAAGCAGATTGAGGATGTGGACTGCCGTATGTAAAGCTTCTACCCAATAGGAAGGTGGTAGACGAGCTTGGAACAGGAGACAGCGGATCGCATTGTTGATTGTGCGAATCATCCTTTCCGATTTTCCGTTTTGCTGGGACGTGTGCGGACACGAGAAACGGAAGGTAGTTCCTTTTTCTGCAAAAAAAATCATGAAACTGGGAGTTGTTAAACTCCCCTCCATTATCGCATTGAAGCGACTTGATATCTTTACCAAACTGTGTTTTCACATAGTTAGCAAAGTGGAGATATTTTGAAAATGTTTCATGCTTATATCGCATAGGATATACCCATAGAAAATGTGAGTGGTGATCAAGAAAGAGAACATAATATTTGATACCACTCACACTCTGAATCGGCGAAGTCCATAAATCAGAATGAATTATATCAAAGGGGTGATCAACATTTGTGTTAGAGGTAGCAAAAGGAAGCTTTATTTGTTTTCCAAACTGGCAAATAGAACAGAGTTGAGACGAATCCCCTTTATTACATAAAAAAACATTAGAAGAAATAAGAGATTTCAACGTTTGGTCACTGGGATGTGCCAGACGTCGATGCCAGTCGGAGATTGATGCAGTAAAAGCAGAAGTAGGAGCCGCATTTTTAGAAGAAGGGAGAATGGGATAGAGGTCTCCGGTTCTGTCACTGCGGAGTATCGTCCTCTTCGTATGAAGATCCTTCACAGAAAAACCACAAGGATCAAACTCAACAGAACATGAATTATCTTTTGTAAAACGAGGAACTGAGATCAGGTTTTTAATAATTGAAGGCGTAACAAGAACATTTTGTAATGACAGAGGACGATTTTTAGTTGGGAGAGTTAGAGAACCAGATTTGGTAATTGGAATCTTACCTCCATTTGCAACTGTAACTGTTTTTCCAATGCTATTGTTAAAAACAGACTTAAGATTACCTGTGGTGTTTGAAAGGTGTGCAGTTGCTCCCGAGTCCATATACCAATTTGTATCGGACGGATCAATGAGTGTCAGCGTGTTGTAGGCTTGCGCAAAGTCCACAGCTGGCTCATGTTTCTGATTCCCACCGTGTGAGGTCTGTCCGTGTAGTTGGCGTTGCGGTCTTGGACCTAACAGACCTGGCTGGGGAGATGCAGCGTAAGGGAGTTGAGCCCAAGGATTGAACTGCTGAGGTGCCCACATCTGGAACCCGCCTTGCCAGTAAGGAGTGTTCCACTGGTTGTACTGAGGACGAGAGCCGGTATGTTGATTCCTGCCTTTGCCACGTTGTCCTCCCCTTCCTCTGTGCCCTTTTGTTTGATTGAAGCGTTGCTGTTGGTGGTTCTTGGTGTGTTGTTCCTTCTGGTCAGGACCCGATTCAGTTGCAGCAAGGACTTTCGCCGAAGAGGCTGAGTCTTTGTTGGAAGGTTGCGGCTTCTTACCTTTTCCGAGGCGTTCTTCCTCGAGGATAAGCATAGATCTCGCTTCCTCAAAGCTTGGGAATGGCTGACGATGCATGATGACATTTATGATGTTGTCATATTTGGCATTGAGACCATTTAGAAGGTAAGTTACCAGCGTTCTCTCACTCACCGGAGCGTCGTGGTTGGAGAGTAGATCAGCGATAGACATGAGTTCCTGAGAGTAAGCATGACTGGAGAGATCTCCAATCTCCGTGTTACGCAGCTTGTGATCGAGTTGTATGGCCCGAGCCTCCTTGTTGTTTCTGAAGAAGTTTTCCAACCGTAGCCAGATCTCCCTCGAAGTTCCTCCTGTTTTGAAGGTGCTCTTGAAGAGATCTTTGGACAGGGTGCCATAGATCCACAGCTTTACCAGCCCGTCGCGTTTCTTCCAAGGCTCGTCTGCATCGTTTGCTGGTAACAACGTTCCGTCGAGATGGCCGGATACTTCAAAGCTTTGGCAAAGCGTGAGGAAAAGTTCCCTCCAGGCATCATAGTTGCCATCTTCAATGTCCAAGACGAAGGGAATTTGGTTTTTGATGTTAGTAACACCATAGGCACGTTCGATTTGTGCAGGAGGAACCGCCATGATAGAGAAAAGAAAAGATTGAAGGTGAGGAAAGAGATATTGCGGAATGAAAAAGAGAAGAGAGAGGCGCAGGGAATTAAAATGGTTCTGGATCGCTAGAACCCTCTGATACCATGTAAGTGATATTGTTTCCCTTGAAATGTACGTATATTACTCTTCTCAATATATAGTACAAAGCTGTTGAGAGATATCAGAATATACTTTTGTATCTTTACAGAAATATAGGAGAATCATATCTAAACTATTCAGAGATAGTTCTCTTATCTAATAATCACAACCCGAGTCGAATCGATAGCACTGACGAAGCTTACCTTGTAAAGCTGCTCCGTAACAGCAGCGCCGATTACGCCGGTGTAAAAGGCGGCGACATAGATAGTAAACCAAGCCTTGAAGGTTTTGGGTCGACGGTAAGGCTCGATCATCTCCCAGACAGCGAACCTCTCGAACTTGTTGTACTTATAATCTGCGTACTTCCTCCATAGCGTGCTCCACGCTCCTTGGGTTTTGTCTTTGCTCTACTTAGGGATTTTTTTAGCTTTAGGAACAGTATGAATTTTGAAGGAACCTGGCCAAAGTGTGATGTTTTATTTGATATTTGAGCAGATTAGAGTTTCCTTGGAGAATTTTGGTTAACCAGACAAAGGTTGGTTTACTCTTGTTCTAACAGGAAGTTTCAGTTGGTCCATACTGTACAGTTGGCTCTTCAGTGAAGGTCGGCAATGGCTGCGAACTCTATCCTTCGAGTCATATCTTTGGAAACACTGAGCTGGGTGAATCTTGTGTTCTCATGACGTAAAACCCCTCTGAGATCTCTTAGTTTACCTTCCATACTTATGTATAATGTGCTCTCTAATTGTTTACAGACTGATCTTTGCTATGTGTCAATTTTTGTCAGCCAGTGGTGCTGTTGTTGTTGGCGATGAGCTTCCTGGTTATACAGTCATAGGAGGCAATAACATTATCGGTCACCACGCTGTGGTTGGTGTTAAATGCCAACACTTGAAGTACAAGGTGTATGTGAGACAATAACTTATCACCTCTTTCAATTGTTATTGTGCTCATGCTCATGCTCTGTTTTCTTTTTTAGCATGGGGATGATTGCTTTTTTTTTCTGTTCGATTCACAGGTCATCAACGTCTAGTGAAACGGTATGCAACTGGTAGTGAATGACAAGTGAATGACCAGTTTAATTAACGGTTTGAGATGATTTCTCCTGTTTTGAGGCTCTTGGTTTTATTTGTTTTATTGGTGACAACAATCTAATCATGGTCTCTTGTCATATCGCCCATGATTGCAAGATTGGAGACCACAACATATTTGCCAACAATACGCTTCTTAACGGCCATGTGATTGTGCAAGTATGATCTTCCTTATGTCTATTCTTCATACCTGTATTTAGACTTTAGAGGCATGGCTTCATTTGCAGGACTATACACATACAGCAGGAGCCACGGTCATCCACCAGTTCTGTCATATTGGCCCTTATGCTTTCATTGGCGGTGGTTCTGTGGTACTCTCATATATATCAGTCCCCCAAATTCCCAGTGGAATCTCAATGGTGTGATTATATATAGATTTCACAAGATGTTCCAAAGTACATGATGGTGACTGGGGAAAGAGCTAAACTTCGCGGTTTGATTCTTGAGGGACTTAGACGTAATGGATTTACCATGTCAGAGGTTAGTGCTGTGTCACGATGTTAAGTCTTTCAAATGTTACCAATTAATCATGACTT
This sequence is a window from Brassica oleracea var. oleracea cultivar TO1000 chromosome C1, BOL, whole genome shotgun sequence. Protein-coding genes within it:
- the LOC106329708 gene encoding probable acyl-[acyl-carrier-protein]--UDP-N-acetylglucosamine O-acyltransferase, mitochondrial: MKKRRERNIGESYLNYSEIVLLSNNHNPSRIDSTDEAYLVKLLRNSSADYAGVKGGDIDSKPSLEGFGSTEVSVGPYCTVGSSVKVGNGCELYPSSHIFGNTELGESCVLMTGAVVVGDELPGYTVIGGNNIIGHHAVVGVKCQHLKYKVSSTSSETIGDHNIFANNTLLNGHVIVQDYTHTAGATVIHQFCHIGPYAFIGGGSVISQDVPKYMMVTGERAKLRGLILEGLRRNGFTMSEMKSLRAAYRKIFMSTETVLKS
- the LOC106329696 gene encoding uncharacterized protein LOC106329696, with amino-acid sequence MAVPPAQIERAYGVTNIKNQIPFVLDIEDGNYDAWRELFLTLCQSFEVSGHLDGTLLPANDADEPWKKRDGLVKLWIYGTLSKDLFKSTFKTGGTSREIWLRLENFFRNNKEARAIQLDHKLRNTEIGDLSSHAYSQELMSIADLLSNHDAPVSERTLVTYLLNGLNAKYDNIINVIMHRQPFPSFEEARSMLILEEERLGKGKKPQPSNKDSASSAKVLAATESGPDQKEQHTKNHQQQRFNQTKGHRGRGGQRGKGRNQHTGSRPQYNQWNTPYWQGGFQMWAPQQFNPWAQLPYAASPQPGLLGPRPQRQLHGQTSHGGNQKHEPAVDFAQAYNTLTLIDPSDTNWYMDSGATAHLSNTTGNLKSVFNNSIGKTVTVANGGSSYEEDDTPQ
- the LOC106329686 gene encoding uncharacterized mitochondrial protein AtMg00820-like: MAPSNPVTPPAPQDAPTPPAPPAVEAPRHSMSTRSKHGITKPKQIFSLLAKPFSALPKSHIQALNDPNWNPSMTIEYNAIVKSETFDLVPRPSNTNIVRSMWLYKHKYDADGNFKSHKSRLVANGKSQEQGIDYDETFSPVVKPATIRTVLNLNHIINS
- the LOC106295541 gene encoding venom phosphodiesterase 2-like codes for the protein MAESKPVRYGFSCYPLCKLSLIFLSLLYLVVAATADDSSVPSSNTWRPHPSKKLTKPVVLLISSDGFRFGYQFKTETPNIDLLISRGTEAQTGLIPVFPSMTFPNHNSIATGLYPAYHGIIMNKFTDPVTGELFKRNLDPKWWLGEPLWVTATNQGLKAATYFWPGADVHKGSWTCPKGFCKAPYNVSVPLEERVDTILSYFDLPQSEIPDFMALYLEETDVQGHEYGPDDPRVTEAVTKIDKMIGRVIKGLKKRKVFSDVHVILLGDHGMVTNCDKKVIYIDDLADWIKIPADWIQDYSPVLVMNPRWGKVKNPGEKNAEVVAKMNEALSSGKVENGEFLQVYLKEKLPERLHYSDSSRIPPIIGMVGEGLMVRQNRTNVQECYGDHGYDNMFFSMRSIFIGHGPRFRRGKKVPSFENVQIYNVVAEILGLRPAPNNGSSLFTRSLLMPTGETKQVK